The proteins below are encoded in one region of Syngnathus acus chromosome 2, fSynAcu1.2, whole genome shotgun sequence:
- the LOC119119652 gene encoding vitamin D3 receptor A isoform X1 — translation MEPMTFTTSLAGSEEFDRNAPRICGVCGDKATGFHFNAMTCEGCKGFFRRSMKRKAAFTCPFSGSCTITKDNRRHCQACRLKRCVDIGMMKEFILTDEEVQRKKEMILKRKEEEAAKEASRPRLNEAQAQIISSLVEAHHKTYDASYSDFSRFRPPVREGPVTRSASRAASLHSLSDASSDSFNHSPESLDTKLNLSNLLMMYQDGASSPDSSEEDTKLSMLPHLADLVSYSIQKVIGFAKMIPGFRDLTAEDQIALLKSSAIEIIMLRSNQSFSLEDMSWSCGGPDFKYCINDVTKAGHTLELLEPLIKFQVGLKKLNLHEEEHVLLMAICLLSPDRPGVQDHGRIEQLQDHMSETLQAYIRVNHPGGRLLYAKMIQKLADLRSLNEEHSKQYRSLSFQPEHSMQLTPLVLEVFGSEVS, via the exons ATGGAGCCCATGACGTTTACCACGTCGCTGGCGGGATCAGAAGAGTTTGATCGCAATGCCCCACGGATCTGTGGGGTTTGCGGGGACAAGGCCACTGGCTTCCACTTCAACGCCATGACCTGTGAGGGTTGCAAGGGCTTCTTCAG GCGCAGTATGAAGCGTAAGGCTGCCTTCACCTGCCCGTTCAGCGGAAGCTGCACCATCACCAAAGACAACCGACGTCACTGCCAGGCCTGCCGTCTCAAGCGCTGTGTTGACATTGGCATGATGAAAGAGT TCATCCTCACCGATGAAGAAGTCCAGAGGAAGAAGGAAATGATATTGaaaaggaaggaggaggaggccgcAAAGGAAGCTTCAAGGCCTCGGCTCAACGAAGCGCAGGCCCAGATCATTTCGTCTTTGGTTGAGGCTCACCACAAGACTTATGATGCCTCCTATTCAGACTTCTCCCGCTTTAGG CCTCCAGTGCGTGAAGGTCCGGTAACACGCAGTGCCAGCAGAGCCGCCTCCCTTCACTCTCTGTCCGATGCGTCCTCCGACTCGTTCAATCACTCACCTG AGTCGCTGGACACCAAGTTGAACTTAAGCAACCTGTTAATGATGTACCAAGATGGCGCAAGCAGTCCAGACTCTAGTGAGGAAGACACTAAGCTCTCCATGCTGCCTCATCTGGCTGACCTAGTCTCCTACAGCATCCAGAAGGTCATTGGGTTTGCCAAAATGATCCCAGGCTTCAG AGACCTGACGGCAGAAGACCAGATTGCCCTGCTGAAGTCGAGTGCCATTGAGATTATCATGCTGCGCTCCAATCAGTCTTTCAGCCTGGAGGACATGTCCTGGAGCTGTGGAGGACCCGACTTCAAATACTGCATCAATGATGTCACAAAGG CGGGTCACACTCTGGAGCTGCTGGAACCATTGATCAAGTTCCAGGTTGGCCTGAAGAAACTCAATCTGCATGAGGAGGAACATGTCCTGCTCATGGCCATCTGCCTGCTCTCCCCAG ATCGTCCCGGGGTGCAGGACCACGGCCGCATCGAGCAGCTCCAGGACCACATGTCGGAGACTCTTCAGGCTTACATCCGAGTCAACCACCCCGGCGGACGCCTTCTCTACGCCAAGATGATCCAGAAGCTGGCCGACCTGCGCAGCCTGAACGAGGAACACTCCAAGCAGTACCGCTCGCTGTCCTTCCAGCCTGAGCACAGCATGCAGCTCACCCCGCTTGTGCTGGAGGTTTTTGGCAGTGAGGTGTCATAG